The proteins below come from a single Edaphobacter acidisoli genomic window:
- a CDS encoding RNA-binding S4 domain-containing protein, with protein sequence MDKWLWAARFFKTRALAAKACELGRVQAGTVVAKASRDVKVGDMLRVKNESGEFVVEVLGVSEVRGPAAVAQTMYRETDASREQRRTLAEARKSMPIYESTWEGGRPTKRDRRTLNRVRGRG encoded by the coding sequence ATGGACAAGTGGCTGTGGGCGGCTCGGTTCTTCAAGACGCGGGCATTGGCTGCGAAGGCTTGCGAGCTGGGGCGCGTGCAGGCGGGCACGGTGGTGGCCAAGGCTTCGCGCGATGTGAAGGTGGGCGACATGCTGCGCGTGAAAAACGAGAGCGGCGAGTTTGTCGTCGAGGTGCTTGGGGTGAGCGAAGTGCGTGGGCCTGCGGCGGTGGCGCAGACGATGTATCGGGAGACGGATGCGAGCAGGGAGCAACGAAGAACGCTTGCCGAGGCTCGAAAGTCGATGCCGATATACGAATCGACGTGGGAGGGCGGACGCCCGACGAAGCGCGACCGGAGAACGTTGAATCGTGTCCGCGGACGTGGGTAG
- a CDS encoding carbon-nitrogen hydrolase: protein MPKNSPTRVALIQMSCAPDIHLNLDKAAERVYEAAAQGATLVCLPELFRAQYFCQREDHALFDIAEPIPGPSTDTLTRVAREAGITLVASLFERRAPGLYHNTAVTIDRDGSIADVYRKMHIPDDPLYYEKFYFTPGDLGFKATQTSAGKIGTLVCWDQWYPEGARLTALRGAEILFFPTAIGWHPSEKDEFGTAQYEAWQTAQRAHAIANGVFVCSVNRVGHEHGDVTFRTTAADGNPATVELHGPGDHTPESGIEFWGGSFIADPFGRILAQGSHDKEEILIADLDPKLIEITRQHWPFLRDRRIDAYEGIAKRFLD from the coding sequence ATGCCCAAAAACAGCCCCACCCGCGTCGCCCTTATCCAGATGTCCTGTGCGCCGGACATCCACTTGAACCTCGACAAAGCCGCCGAGCGCGTCTACGAGGCCGCAGCCCAGGGCGCCACCCTCGTCTGCCTGCCCGAACTCTTCCGCGCCCAGTACTTCTGCCAGCGCGAGGACCACGCCCTCTTCGACATCGCCGAGCCCATCCCCGGCCCCTCGACCGACACCCTCACCCGCGTCGCGCGCGAAGCCGGCATCACCCTCGTCGCCAGCCTCTTCGAGCGCCGCGCCCCCGGCCTCTACCACAACACCGCCGTCACCATCGACCGCGACGGCTCCATCGCCGATGTCTATCGCAAGATGCACATCCCCGACGACCCGCTCTACTACGAGAAGTTCTACTTCACGCCCGGAGACCTCGGCTTCAAAGCCACGCAGACCTCGGCCGGAAAAATCGGCACGCTCGTCTGCTGGGACCAGTGGTACCCCGAAGGCGCCCGCCTCACCGCCCTCCGCGGGGCCGAAATCCTCTTCTTCCCCACCGCCATCGGCTGGCACCCGTCCGAGAAAGACGAGTTTGGCACGGCCCAGTACGAAGCCTGGCAGACCGCGCAGCGCGCCCACGCCATCGCCAACGGAGTCTTCGTCTGCTCGGTCAACCGCGTCGGCCACGAGCACGGCGACGTCACCTTCCGCACCACAGCCGCCGACGGCAACCCCGCGACGGTCGAACTCCACGGCCCCGGCGACCACACACCCGAGTCCGGCATCGAGTTCTGGGGCGGCAGCTTCATCGCCGACCCCTTCGGCCGCATCCTCGCCCAGGGCAGCCACGATAAAGAAGAGATCCTCATCGCCGACCTCGATCCCAAACTCATCGAGATCACCCGCCAGCACTGGCCCTTCCTGCGCGACCGCCGCATCGACGCCTACGAAGGCATCGCCAAGAGATTCCTGGACTAA
- a CDS encoding aldo/keto reductase produces MLRRDFLRKTATGISAAWLGRKTSLAAVLAFDAPTRKYTAHDTVTLGKTGIRTSRLAMGTGTIGGGGHSNQTRLGMDPFTRLLLDGYHDNGLRFFDTADSYGSHPYVAAAVKRLPRDKVTILTKSDHRDPAAMRADLDRFRRELGVDYIDILLIHCVTEDDWTTRYRGIMDVLSEAKEKGIIRAHGCSCHSIEALRAAAASPWVEVDLVRLNPIGSHMDADPATVIGVIKQMRASGKGIIGMKILGQGDLRRRQSEAIQYALNSGVLDAFTIGAESREEQDDLTHRIAAA; encoded by the coding sequence ATGCTCAGGAGAGACTTCCTTCGCAAGACCGCTACCGGCATCAGCGCGGCGTGGCTAGGACGCAAAACATCGCTTGCCGCCGTACTCGCCTTCGACGCGCCTACGCGCAAATACACCGCACACGATACCGTTACGCTGGGCAAAACCGGCATTCGCACCAGCCGGCTTGCGATGGGTACCGGCACCATCGGCGGCGGTGGCCACTCCAACCAGACACGCCTTGGCATGGACCCGTTCACACGCCTGCTGCTCGATGGCTACCACGATAACGGACTGCGCTTCTTCGACACCGCCGACTCCTACGGCAGCCATCCCTATGTCGCTGCCGCGGTCAAACGGCTACCGCGCGACAAAGTCACCATCCTCACCAAATCCGACCACCGCGACCCGGCCGCCATGCGCGCCGACCTCGATCGCTTCCGCCGTGAGCTCGGTGTCGACTACATCGACATCCTGCTCATCCACTGCGTCACCGAAGACGACTGGACCACGCGCTACCGCGGCATCATGGACGTGCTCTCCGAGGCGAAAGAGAAAGGCATCATCCGCGCACATGGCTGCTCCTGCCACTCCATCGAAGCGCTGCGCGCAGCCGCCGCGTCGCCGTGGGTCGAAGTCGATCTCGTCCGCCTGAACCCCATCGGCTCGCACATGGACGCAGACCCCGCGACCGTCATCGGCGTCATCAAGCAGATGCGCGCTTCCGGCAAAGGCATCATCGGGATGAAGATTCTCGGCCAGGGCGACCTGCGCCGTCGCCAGTCCGAAGCAATTCAATACGCGCTCAACAGCGGCGTCCTCGACGCTTTCACTATTGGAGCCGAATCACGCGAAGAGCAGGACGACCTCACCCACCGCATCGCCGCTGCATAG
- a CDS encoding glutamine synthetase family protein gives MLSELREFLELSYSELEDLNLEAKEQRRKRVPAHVIQEQRLKYLTDEKRIKAVTVLFSDLEGRLHMLDYDKKFLVKSYDNLTFDGSSIRGFTAQRESDLRLGIDWSAFYWAPADVFGPGKVLVFGEVIDKQGGTYSADIRGVLKKFSQELHEKQGYTLNAANEIEGFLFEGTDAERLFHETGKFEYVNKGGYYHSLPGDPLREFIDMTAEVQRAMGFENEKDHPEVAPSQFEINYSYGEVVAAADQIQLYKLICRQVANQMGMTASFLPKPVVGVNGSGMHTNVSITKGGKNLFWDPKGEEKISKMAWSFVDRILTHGNDICLLLNASVNAYRRLDPHFEAPNQIKASAVDRGSMIRIPIGNEKSSRVEVRSVGPDANPYMVLYSIFKSGLDGETAKIKNLRQAERYLPDNVYTALENFRESAWTTKLLGADVKGRYADLKQASADRCPRLLGTVVKTPEIQFHHDVYNQLLWNLF, from the coding sequence ATTTTGAGCGAACTTCGTGAGTTTCTGGAACTTTCCTACAGCGAGCTTGAGGACCTGAACCTTGAGGCCAAGGAACAGCGCAGGAAGCGCGTTCCTGCACATGTCATTCAGGAGCAGCGGCTGAAGTACCTGACCGACGAGAAGCGGATCAAGGCCGTGACGGTTCTGTTCAGCGACCTCGAAGGCCGCCTGCACATGCTCGACTATGACAAGAAGTTTCTGGTCAAGAGCTATGACAACCTGACCTTCGACGGCTCGTCCATCCGCGGCTTTACGGCGCAGCGCGAGAGCGACCTGCGGCTCGGCATCGACTGGAGCGCGTTCTACTGGGCGCCCGCCGATGTGTTCGGCCCCGGCAAGGTGCTGGTGTTCGGTGAAGTCATCGACAAGCAGGGCGGCACGTATTCGGCGGACATCCGCGGCGTGCTGAAGAAGTTCTCGCAGGAGCTTCACGAGAAGCAGGGCTACACGCTGAACGCGGCCAACGAGATCGAAGGCTTCCTGTTCGAGGGAACCGATGCGGAGCGCCTGTTCCACGAGACGGGCAAGTTCGAGTACGTGAACAAGGGCGGCTACTATCACTCGCTGCCGGGCGACCCGCTGCGTGAGTTCATCGACATGACCGCTGAAGTGCAGCGTGCGATGGGCTTCGAGAACGAAAAGGACCACCCCGAGGTTGCGCCTTCGCAGTTCGAGATCAACTACAGCTACGGTGAGGTTGTTGCCGCGGCTGACCAGATCCAGCTCTACAAGCTGATCTGCCGTCAGGTGGCGAACCAGATGGGCATGACGGCGAGCTTCCTGCCGAAGCCCGTGGTTGGCGTCAACGGCAGCGGCATGCACACGAATGTCTCAATCACCAAGGGCGGCAAGAACCTCTTCTGGGACCCGAAGGGCGAGGAGAAGATCTCGAAGATGGCGTGGTCGTTCGTGGACCGCATTCTGACGCATGGCAACGATATCTGCCTGCTGCTGAATGCCAGCGTGAATGCGTACCGCCGTCTGGACCCGCACTTCGAGGCGCCGAACCAGATCAAGGCTTCGGCTGTCGATCGCGGCTCGATGATCCGCATTCCTATCGGCAACGAGAAGTCGTCGCGTGTTGAGGTCCGTTCGGTTGGTCCGGATGCGAACCCGTACATGGTGCTGTACTCGATCTTCAAGAGCGGCCTCGACGGCGAGACGGCGAAGATCAAGAACCTGCGCCAGGCGGAGCGCTATCTGCCGGACAACGTCTACACGGCTCTTGAGAACTTCCGTGAGTCTGCCTGGACGACAAAGCTGCTGGGCGCTGACGTGAAGGGACGCTATGCGGACCTGAAGCAGGCTTCGGCAGATCGCTGCCCGCGGTTGCTCGGTACGGTCGTCAAGACCCCGGAGATCCAGTTCCATCACGATGTTTACAACCAGTTGCTCTGGAACCTGTTCTAA
- the tmk gene encoding dTMP kinase: MARGFFITFEGLDGSGKTTQLRRLAASLEAEGNTVVTLRQPGSTPLGDRIRSILLDSRSESTLGPIAPLTEMALMFADRAQAIHEVILPALAAGSIVLCDRFTDSSEAYQGAGRGLGSQRILEMHAAACDNLQPDLTILLLPSLEASLKRARRRNQRHSTKGSDENRFESESDDFYRRIHAKYEEIAAREPHRVFPIRDDASIEQIQTLIREVVATRLALPVG; the protein is encoded by the coding sequence ATGGCGCGCGGATTTTTCATTACCTTTGAAGGCCTTGACGGCTCCGGCAAGACAACTCAGCTACGCCGTCTGGCCGCATCTCTTGAAGCCGAAGGCAATACCGTCGTCACGCTCCGCCAGCCGGGCAGCACACCGCTCGGCGACCGTATCCGGTCGATCCTGCTCGACTCCCGCTCCGAGTCGACGCTCGGCCCGATCGCTCCGCTCACCGAGATGGCGCTCATGTTCGCCGACCGCGCGCAGGCCATCCACGAGGTCATCCTGCCCGCGCTCGCCGCCGGCAGCATTGTGCTCTGCGACCGCTTCACCGACTCGTCAGAGGCATACCAGGGCGCAGGGCGCGGACTCGGCAGCCAGCGCATTCTGGAGATGCATGCCGCAGCCTGTGACAATCTTCAGCCTGACCTGACCATCCTGCTGCTACCCTCGCTCGAAGCCTCGCTCAAACGCGCACGACGACGCAATCAGCGACACAGCACCAAAGGCTCCGACGAAAACCGCTTCGAGAGCGAGTCCGACGACTTCTACCGCCGCATCCATGCCAAGTACGAAGAGATCGCCGCGCGCGAACCTCACCGCGTCTTCCCTATCCGCGACGATGCATCGATTGAGCAGATTCAGACGCTTATCCGTGAAGTCGTCGCCACCCGCCTCGCACTGCCCGTCGGTTGA
- a CDS encoding DNA polymerase III subunit, which yields MAEAATFPATFNDFLGNTVAVEHLRTAIAAGRLPHSIILAGAPGAGKYTLALMLTLAIECERQPRDLWSNGVSLASFCGVCHNCTRILTAANLDEEVDKAVAAREELRETDKKDTRVLIQPHPDVLIIPPDPPQLLIKLGQVRSLIHSANYLPSEAPKKVFIITAASFMKEAANSLLKVLEEPPATVHIFILAENPGELLPTIRSRCAMVRLGALPVEEIEMLLADRRPEITPKQRTLIARLAQGAAGKALSFNLDEYMASRNDALLLLRNAAAEPDHTALFKMTETYRAGAEGQQKTSALLRALSLLLEDLLLLQAGTPELVRNIDLRTELEQLSQTLSFQWIEQASRGLDQVQSGMRRNLLRSLSLDAYASQLTNTAR from the coding sequence ATGGCAGAAGCCGCAACATTCCCCGCCACCTTCAACGACTTCCTCGGCAACACCGTCGCGGTCGAGCACCTCCGCACGGCCATCGCCGCCGGACGTCTGCCGCACTCCATCATTCTCGCGGGCGCGCCGGGCGCGGGCAAATACACGCTCGCCCTGATGCTCACCCTGGCCATCGAGTGCGAGCGTCAGCCGCGCGATCTCTGGTCGAACGGCGTCTCGCTGGCCAGCTTCTGTGGCGTCTGCCACAACTGCACCCGCATCCTCACGGCAGCGAACCTCGACGAAGAGGTAGACAAAGCCGTCGCCGCGCGCGAAGAGCTGCGTGAGACCGACAAAAAAGACACACGCGTCCTCATCCAGCCGCACCCGGACGTGCTCATCATCCCGCCCGACCCGCCGCAGCTTCTCATCAAGCTCGGCCAGGTGCGCTCGCTCATCCACAGCGCCAACTACCTGCCCAGCGAAGCACCGAAAAAAGTCTTCATCATCACGGCAGCCAGTTTCATGAAAGAAGCGGCGAACTCGCTGCTCAAGGTGCTCGAAGAGCCGCCCGCAACGGTCCACATCTTCATCCTCGCGGAAAACCCCGGCGAGCTTCTGCCCACCATCCGGTCACGCTGCGCGATGGTCCGGCTCGGCGCGCTGCCGGTCGAAGAGATCGAGATGCTGCTCGCCGACCGCCGACCGGAGATCACACCGAAGCAGCGCACACTCATCGCGCGCCTCGCGCAAGGCGCAGCAGGCAAAGCGCTCAGCTTCAACCTCGACGAGTACATGGCCTCGCGCAACGATGCCCTGCTGCTCCTCCGCAACGCTGCCGCCGAACCCGACCACACCGCGCTCTTCAAGATGACCGAGACCTACCGCGCCGGAGCCGAAGGCCAGCAGAAGACCTCGGCCCTGCTGCGCGCGCTCTCGCTCCTGCTCGAAGACCTGTTGCTGTTGCAGGCAGGCACGCCGGAGCTGGTGCGCAACATCGACCTGCGCACCGAACTCGAGCAGCTCAGCCAGACACTCAGCTTCCAATGGATCGAGCAGGCCTCACGCGGCCTCGACCAGGTCCAGAGCGGAATGCGCCGCAACCTGCTGCGCTCGCTCTCACTCGACGCCTACGCCAGCCAACTCACCAACACCGCGCGCTAA
- a CDS encoding glycoside hydrolase family 2 protein, whose amino-acid sequence MRLVPAWFSGLRWSLGVAAVAMMMTPMASAASKTLPLQVVVGSGWQMQDVAKVPEPGAQVSTDAYKPAGWYGATVPGTVLTTLVNNHVYPEPLYGENNRPENIPESLNKTAYWYRTVVTVPKSYKDRVTWLNFDGINYSADVWVNGTRIGSIKGAFIRGRFDITDYVKPGKKAVVAVLVSPQPDPGVPHEHTLRAGMGLNGGITAIDGPTFLSTIGWDWIPAIRDRDTGIWQKVYLSATGDVAVKDPLVTTDLPLPETSSADVTVQATVQNLSGIATKGVLKGTIENVTFEREVELAPGASQVVKFDYRDATGLHMVNPRLWWPNGYGPQNLYKLHLSFVEKKDHISDAKDVTFGVRKITYSVPGSDNLAIAVNGVPIFIRGGDWGLDEAMKRIPRARLEAEIRMHALANMNLIRNWVGQSTDEDFYELCDKYGILLWDEFFQPNPSDGPNPTDIPTYIANVRDKILRYRNHPSIAVWCARNEGYPPENIDQQLRKLMAELEPTRLYQPSSTAGRGVHSGGPYYWREPRKFYEIDAAFKTETGSVSVPTLESIHGMMPQKDWEMITDDWAEHDFARGASGSDKYPAELAARYGKVANLADFVRKAQLMNYEAFRAMYEGREAAMFRPATGVITWMSNPAQPSFVWQLYHYDLEPNSSLFAVKKAGEMVHIQMDEETSELQVINNQPTAVNGATAKVTVYNLDGSIAATKTYPVSAAPDLATGLGELDASAATTPVYFVKLELHDAAGKLLSDNFYWKAQAAHQDDLAAMDQMPVVKLDAQVSRADADGKTVVTVTVKNSTSHVAVMAHLQLRRKSGERVLPVYYSDNYLSLVPGESRTVTIEAATKDLNGEDAQVVVDGWNVDVTPATAAGVSIGLNVDAQVAHWPVTGLPFQTVGLR is encoded by the coding sequence ATGCGTCTTGTTCCAGCGTGGTTCTCTGGTTTGCGGTGGAGTCTGGGAGTAGCAGCGGTTGCAATGATGATGACCCCGATGGCGAGTGCAGCGAGTAAGACGCTTCCTCTGCAGGTGGTTGTCGGCTCGGGCTGGCAGATGCAGGACGTAGCGAAGGTGCCCGAGCCTGGTGCGCAGGTTTCAACCGATGCCTATAAGCCAGCAGGATGGTATGGAGCGACTGTGCCGGGCACAGTGCTGACGACGCTCGTGAATAACCATGTCTATCCAGAGCCGCTTTATGGCGAGAACAACCGCCCCGAGAACATTCCCGAGAGCCTGAACAAGACCGCGTACTGGTACAGGACTGTGGTGACGGTGCCGAAGAGCTACAAGGACCGCGTGACCTGGCTGAACTTCGACGGTATCAACTACTCGGCGGACGTGTGGGTGAACGGGACGAGGATTGGCTCGATCAAGGGCGCGTTCATTCGTGGCCGCTTCGACATTACCGACTACGTGAAGCCAGGCAAGAAGGCGGTCGTCGCCGTGCTGGTATCGCCGCAGCCCGATCCCGGCGTTCCGCACGAACATACTCTGCGCGCCGGCATGGGGCTGAATGGTGGCATCACGGCAATTGATGGACCCACGTTCCTTTCGACGATTGGCTGGGACTGGATTCCTGCGATCCGCGACCGGGACACGGGAATCTGGCAGAAGGTATATCTGTCGGCGACGGGCGATGTGGCGGTGAAGGACCCGCTGGTGACGACGGACCTTCCTCTGCCGGAGACGAGCTCGGCGGACGTGACCGTGCAGGCGACGGTGCAGAATCTCTCCGGCATTGCCACGAAAGGCGTGCTGAAGGGAACGATTGAGAACGTGACCTTCGAGCGCGAGGTGGAACTGGCTCCGGGAGCATCGCAGGTCGTCAAGTTTGACTACCGGGATGCGACGGGGCTGCATATGGTGAATCCGCGACTGTGGTGGCCGAACGGATATGGGCCGCAGAACCTCTACAAACTGCACTTGAGCTTTGTCGAGAAGAAGGACCATATCTCGGATGCGAAGGATGTGACGTTCGGTGTGCGGAAGATCACCTACTCGGTGCCGGGTTCGGACAATCTGGCGATCGCAGTGAACGGCGTGCCGATCTTCATCCGTGGCGGCGACTGGGGCCTGGATGAGGCCATGAAGCGCATTCCGCGTGCGCGGCTCGAAGCGGAGATTCGCATGCACGCGCTGGCGAACATGAACCTGATTCGCAACTGGGTGGGCCAGAGCACCGACGAAGACTTCTACGAGCTTTGCGATAAATACGGAATCCTGTTGTGGGACGAGTTCTTCCAGCCGAATCCGAGCGACGGGCCGAATCCAACGGACATTCCGACCTACATTGCAAATGTGCGGGACAAGATTCTGCGCTATCGAAACCATCCTTCGATTGCGGTGTGGTGTGCGCGGAACGAAGGGTATCCGCCGGAGAACATCGACCAGCAGTTGCGGAAGCTGATGGCTGAACTGGAGCCAACGCGGTTGTATCAACCGAGCTCGACCGCGGGGCGCGGGGTTCACTCCGGTGGACCGTATTACTGGCGCGAGCCCCGGAAGTTTTACGAGATTGACGCCGCGTTCAAGACGGAGACGGGAAGCGTCTCGGTGCCGACGCTCGAGTCGATTCACGGCATGATGCCCCAGAAAGACTGGGAGATGATTACGGACGACTGGGCCGAGCACGACTTTGCGCGCGGGGCATCGGGGTCGGACAAGTATCCTGCGGAGTTGGCGGCGCGGTACGGAAAGGTCGCCAATCTTGCCGATTTCGTGCGCAAGGCGCAGTTGATGAACTATGAGGCGTTTCGCGCGATGTACGAAGGGCGCGAGGCGGCTATGTTCCGTCCGGCGACCGGCGTGATTACATGGATGAGCAATCCTGCGCAGCCCAGCTTCGTGTGGCAGCTTTATCACTATGACCTTGAGCCGAACTCGTCTCTGTTCGCAGTGAAGAAGGCCGGTGAGATGGTCCACATCCAAATGGATGAAGAGACGAGCGAGCTGCAGGTAATCAACAACCAGCCGACAGCAGTAAATGGCGCAACGGCGAAGGTGACGGTCTACAACCTCGATGGCTCGATCGCAGCGACGAAGACGTATCCAGTGTCGGCTGCACCGGATCTGGCGACGGGACTAGGCGAGCTGGATGCTTCGGCTGCGACTACGCCGGTTTATTTCGTGAAGCTCGAACTGCACGATGCTGCAGGCAAGCTGCTCTCGGACAACTTCTACTGGAAGGCGCAGGCGGCGCATCAGGATGACTTGGCCGCGATGGATCAAATGCCCGTGGTAAAGCTGGATGCGCAGGTTTCACGTGCGGACGCCGACGGCAAGACGGTCGTGACCGTGACGGTGAAGAACTCCACCTCGCATGTAGCGGTGATGGCGCATCTGCAACTGCGGCGGAAGTCGGGCGAGCGCGTGTTGCCGGTATATTACAGCGACAACTACCTCTCGCTCGTGCCGGGCGAATCGCGGACGGTGACGATTGAGGCCGCGACGAAGGACCTGAACGGCGAAGACGCTCAGGTGGTGGTCGATGGCTGGAACGTGGACGTGACTCCGGCGACTGCTGCGGGTGTATCGATTGGCCTGAACGTGGATGCTCAGGTGGCGCACTGGCCGGTGACCGGGCTTCCGTTCCAGACTGTTGGCTTGCGATAG
- a CDS encoding TolC family protein — MKLRNLQAAASVGLMLMSVNVPFGLAQQTPPPPSQAQPQTQTHPTQPASPQAIQNDTTGQTGLPQAPTSKLTQPLYLRDTQVNYLNPKSHFPDPIAPYTAINVPQPDFNNTPKLDSLLRDGKIYLSLSDAILLALQNNYDIAIARINLDIADTDILRAKAGSFLRGVSTGLVTNTLGGSGTTVTGGYGPGGTTSATGGSGTGAQGLVLSTNGGGPTPETLDPTLSSQIEYESTTAPQLNTLFSGGKSVLTTNTGTYNFNYNQGFATGTQLTVGFDNSRVTTNNGFSNYSPSLTTSFRATATQHLLQGFGWGLNRRFIVQAKNDRRITDSSFRQQVLYTVTQVENIYWGLVSAYEDEQSKERALAQSTQLDADNRKQLQIGTLAPLDVVNSDSAVASDKQALVASKTNLEYQQMLMKQAIARNLNDPQLSSAPVIPTDRVSLDRLPEEDMPIEDLVKEAYANNPQIEQAVLSMKNNELTIKAFKNGLLPTVDAYAFYGGSGLGGAQNPDATDFSTGKPYPPGTYPSIGYSTALQNTFNNNAPDKGVGVNITIPLRNRVAQADQARSQMEYRQSEMRLQQLYTQIRIQVVNAQYALTNDRAQVTAAEAAQEYAAQSLDAEQKKYKLGASTTANVLQQERNLAAADDNMISATAAYANARVALSELLSTTLDKYGISLQSAATGVINTPPVVPGLTAPKAPETPQPISATPNPPPAE, encoded by the coding sequence GTGAAACTACGAAATTTGCAGGCGGCAGCCAGTGTCGGCCTGATGCTGATGAGTGTGAATGTACCGTTCGGGCTGGCGCAACAGACCCCACCCCCACCGTCGCAGGCCCAGCCTCAGACGCAGACACATCCAACACAGCCAGCCTCTCCGCAGGCTATTCAGAACGACACGACCGGACAGACCGGACTGCCTCAGGCTCCGACATCGAAGCTGACGCAGCCTCTATATCTGCGTGACACGCAGGTGAATTATCTGAACCCGAAGAGCCACTTCCCGGACCCGATTGCGCCCTATACGGCGATCAACGTGCCGCAGCCGGACTTCAACAACACGCCGAAGCTGGATTCGCTGCTGCGCGACGGGAAGATTTATCTGAGCCTGTCGGATGCGATCCTTCTGGCCCTTCAAAACAACTACGACATCGCCATTGCGCGCATCAATCTGGACATCGCCGATACGGACATTTTGCGTGCGAAGGCTGGCTCGTTCCTGCGCGGCGTCTCGACAGGCCTGGTGACGAACACGCTTGGAGGCTCGGGCACAACCGTGACGGGCGGTTACGGACCAGGCGGCACGACCAGCGCTACTGGCGGCAGCGGCACAGGCGCTCAGGGACTGGTGCTGAGCACCAACGGCGGCGGACCGACGCCAGAGACGCTCGACCCGACACTGTCCAGCCAGATCGAGTATGAATCGACTACGGCTCCACAGTTGAATACGCTGTTCAGCGGTGGCAAGTCTGTGCTGACCACGAACACAGGAACCTACAACTTCAACTACAACCAGGGATTTGCTACTGGCACGCAGTTGACGGTCGGGTTCGACAACTCGCGCGTGACGACGAACAACGGCTTCAGCAACTACAGCCCATCGCTCACGACCAGCTTCCGCGCTACGGCCACGCAGCACCTGCTGCAGGGCTTCGGCTGGGGGCTGAACCGCCGGTTTATTGTGCAGGCGAAGAACGACCGCAGGATTACCGACTCGTCGTTCCGTCAGCAGGTGCTCTACACCGTGACCCAGGTGGAGAACATCTACTGGGGCCTTGTGAGCGCTTATGAAGATGAGCAGTCCAAGGAGCGTGCACTCGCGCAGTCGACGCAGCTCGACGCGGACAACCGGAAGCAGTTGCAGATCGGTACGCTGGCTCCGCTCGATGTGGTGAACTCCGATAGCGCGGTTGCAAGCGACAAGCAGGCGCTGGTTGCGTCGAAGACCAACCTTGAATATCAGCAGATGCTGATGAAACAGGCGATTGCCCGCAACTTGAACGATCCGCAGCTCTCGAGCGCTCCTGTGATTCCGACGGACCGCGTAAGTCTCGACCGTTTGCCGGAAGAGGACATGCCGATTGAGGACCTGGTGAAAGAGGCGTATGCCAACAATCCCCAGATCGAACAGGCCGTCCTGAGCATGAAGAACAATGAGCTGACCATCAAGGCATTCAAGAACGGTCTGCTTCCCACCGTCGATGCATATGCGTTCTATGGCGGCAGCGGACTGGGCGGTGCGCAGAACCCGGATGCCACAGACTTCAGCACAGGCAAGCCATATCCTCCAGGAACTTATCCTTCGATTGGTTACAGTACGGCATTGCAGAACACGTTCAACAACAACGCTCCGGACAAAGGCGTGGGTGTGAACATCACGATTCCTCTGCGTAACCGCGTGGCGCAGGCTGACCAGGCCCGCTCGCAGATGGAGTACAGGCAGTCGGAGATGCGGTTGCAGCAGCTCTACACGCAGATCCGCATTCAGGTGGTGAACGCGCAGTACGCCCTGACCAACGACCGCGCGCAGGTGACTGCGGCGGAGGCGGCCCAGGAGTATGCGGCGCAGAGCCTGGACGCCGAGCAGAAGAAGTACAAGCTGGGCGCTTCGACGACGGCGAACGTGTTACAGCAGGAGCGTAATCTAGCGGCTGCGGATGACAACATGATCTCGGCCACGGCGGCTTATGCGAATGCTCGCGTGGCGCTGTCGGAGCTGCTCTCGACGACGCTGGACAAGTACGGCATCAGCCTCCAGTCGGCGGCGACGGGTGTGATCAATACTCCGCCGGTAGTTCCCGGCCTGACGGCTCCGAAGGCGCCTGAGACGCCACAGCCGATCAGCGCGACACCAAATCCTCCTCCCGCTGAGTAG